In a genomic window of Aeromonas veronii:
- the secE gene encoding preprotein translocase subunit SecE, producing the protein MSVSSESQGGSKDTLLWGLVFIILAAAVVGNYLLNDVVAVVRALGVVVVIAAAGAVALQTTKGKATLAFARESRLEVRKVVWPTRQEAIQTTLIVLAVTAVMGLLLFILDGALVWLVNLITGV; encoded by the coding sequence ATGAGTGTTAGTTCTGAGAGCCAGGGCGGAAGCAAGGATACCCTGCTGTGGGGCCTGGTTTTCATTATCCTGGCGGCCGCTGTAGTGGGTAATTACCTGCTCAACGATGTTGTCGCTGTCGTCCGCGCCTTGGGTGTGGTCGTTGTCATTGCTGCTGCTGGTGCAGTCGCCCTGCAAACCACCAAGGGAAAGGCTACGCTGGCATTCGCCCGTGAGTCTCGCCTGGAAGTCCGCAAGGTCGTATGGCCGACCCGTCAGGAAGCCATTCAGACAACCCTGATTGTGCTGGCGGTGACCGCCGTGATGGGGCTGTTGCTGTTCATTCTGGACGGTGCCTTGGTCTGGTTGGTCAACCTGATTACCGGTGTGTAA
- the rplJ gene encoding 50S ribosomal protein L10 yields the protein MALGLEDKKAIVAEVNEAAKGALSAVVADSRGVTVDKMTVLRKTAREAGVYMRVVRNTLLRRAVEGTEYECLNDAFTGPTLIAFSNEHPGAAARLFKEFAKANQKFEIKAGAFNGEFIAAAQIDRLATLPTYEEAIAKLMATMKEASAGKLVRTIAAVRDQKQAAA from the coding sequence ATGGCATTGGGACTCGAAGACAAAAAGGCAATTGTTGCTGAAGTCAACGAAGCTGCCAAAGGCGCTCTGTCTGCAGTTGTTGCCGATTCTCGCGGTGTAACTGTAGACAAGATGACCGTCCTGCGTAAAACCGCTCGTGAAGCCGGTGTGTACATGCGCGTTGTGCGTAACACCCTGCTGCGTCGCGCGGTAGAAGGTACCGAATACGAGTGCCTGAACGACGCATTTACCGGTCCTACCTTGATTGCTTTCTCTAACGAACACCCGGGCGCTGCTGCTCGTCTGTTCAAAGAGTTTGCCAAAGCGAACCAAAAGTTCGAAATCAAGGCTGGCGCTTTTAACGGTGAGTTTATCGCCGCAGCACAAATTGATCGTCTGGCCACGCTGCCGACTTACGAAGAAGCAATTGCGAAGTTGATGGCTACCATGAAGGAAGCCTCTGCTGGCAAGCTGGTTCGTACTATCGCTGCTGTTCGCGACCAGAAACAAGCTGCTGCTTGA
- the nusG gene encoding transcription termination/antitermination protein NusG — MRWYVVQAFSGYEGRVAKSLREHIKMHGMEDMFGEVLVPTEEVVEMRAGQKRKSERKFFPGYVLVQMIMDETTWHLVRNVPRVMGFIGGTSDRPAPISDKEADAILNRLQDAHDKPRPKTLFEPGEMVRVADGPFADFNGTVEEVDYEKSRVKVSVLIFGRSTPVELDFGQVEKG; from the coding sequence ATGAGATGGTATGTCGTGCAGGCTTTTTCCGGCTATGAAGGCCGGGTAGCCAAGTCCCTGCGCGAGCATATCAAGATGCATGGCATGGAAGACATGTTCGGTGAAGTGCTGGTCCCGACCGAAGAAGTGGTCGAGATGCGTGCAGGCCAAAAGCGCAAGAGTGAGCGCAAATTTTTCCCGGGCTATGTCCTGGTCCAGATGATCATGGATGAAACTACATGGCACTTGGTGCGTAACGTACCGCGTGTAATGGGCTTCATCGGCGGCACTTCCGACCGTCCGGCACCGATCTCCGATAAAGAGGCCGATGCCATCCTCAATCGTCTGCAGGATGCCCACGACAAGCCGCGTCCGAAAACCCTGTTTGAACCGGGTGAAATGGTGCGGGTTGCCGATGGTCCGTTTGCCGACTTCAACGGTACCGTTGAAGAGGTCGATTATGAGAAGAGCCGCGTGAAGGTCTCTGTACTGATCTTCGGTCGTTCTACTCCTGTTGAACTGGATTTTGGTCAGGTCGAAAAGGGCTGA
- the rplA gene encoding 50S ribosomal protein L1, producing MAKLSKRMRVIREKVDGTKEYSINEAIALLKELATAKFVESVDVAVNLGIDARKSDQNVRGATVLPHGTGRDVRVAVFTQGANAEAAKAAGADLVGMDDLADLVKKGEMNFDVVIASPDAMRVVGQLGQILGPRGLMPNPKVGTVTPNVAEAVKNAKAGQVRYRNDKNGIIHTTLGKVSFNEVQLKENLEALLVALKKGKPSSAKGQFIKKVSISTTMGAGVAVDQASLEAQA from the coding sequence ATGGCTAAACTGTCCAAGCGTATGCGCGTTATTCGCGAAAAAGTTGACGGTACCAAAGAGTACTCCATCAACGAAGCCATTGCCCTGCTGAAAGAACTGGCTACCGCCAAGTTCGTTGAAAGCGTTGACGTTGCTGTCAACCTGGGTATCGACGCTCGTAAATCTGACCAGAACGTACGTGGTGCAACTGTACTGCCGCACGGTACCGGCCGTGACGTTCGCGTTGCCGTATTTACCCAAGGTGCCAATGCCGAAGCTGCCAAAGCTGCCGGTGCTGACCTGGTAGGTATGGATGACCTGGCCGATCTGGTTAAGAAAGGCGAGATGAACTTCGACGTAGTTATCGCATCCCCGGATGCCATGCGCGTTGTTGGTCAACTGGGTCAAATCCTGGGCCCGCGCGGTCTGATGCCGAACCCGAAAGTGGGTACTGTAACCCCGAACGTTGCCGAAGCCGTCAAGAACGCCAAGGCTGGTCAGGTTCGTTACCGTAACGACAAGAATGGTATCATCCATACCACTCTGGGTAAGGTTTCTTTCAACGAAGTTCAGCTGAAAGAAAACTTGGAAGCTCTGCTGGTTGCCCTGAAAAAAGGCAAGCCCTCTTCCGCCAAAGGTCAATTCATCAAGAAAGTCAGCATCTCCACCACCATGGGTGCCGGTGTTGCCGTAGACCAAGCTTCTCTGGAAGCTCAGGCCTAA
- the coaA gene encoding type I pantothenate kinase: MTTEHNPYLQFTRKQWALLRDSVPLTLTEHDLQTLRGINEKVSLREVEEIYLPLSRLLNLYVKAKQRRSRVLEQFLGQSRGKGTYIISIAGSVAGGKSTTARILQALLERWPEHPRVELVTTDGFLYPNKVLEERGLMRRKGFPESYDIRHLVEFVANIRAGHERVEAPVYSHLIYDIIPDEKKVVEQPDILILEGLNVLQSGMDYPQEPHRVFVSDFVDFSIYVDADAELLRTWYIERFLKFRSGAFSDPDSYFHNYAKLAESEATQIASNIWQDINYLNLQENILPTRERANLIMTKGHEHAIEQIKLRK, encoded by the coding sequence ATGACGACAGAGCATAACCCCTATCTGCAATTCACCCGCAAACAATGGGCGTTATTGCGCGATTCGGTCCCCCTGACCCTGACCGAACACGATCTGCAGACCCTGCGCGGGATCAACGAGAAGGTGTCATTGCGGGAAGTGGAAGAGATCTACCTACCCCTCTCTCGCCTGCTCAATCTCTATGTCAAAGCCAAGCAGCGTCGCAGCCGGGTACTGGAGCAGTTCCTCGGTCAGTCCCGCGGCAAGGGCACCTATATCATCAGCATTGCCGGCAGCGTGGCGGGGGGCAAAAGCACCACGGCCCGTATTCTGCAGGCGCTGCTGGAGCGCTGGCCGGAACATCCGCGGGTGGAGCTGGTCACCACCGATGGTTTCCTCTATCCCAACAAGGTACTGGAAGAGCGCGGCCTGATGCGTCGCAAGGGTTTCCCGGAATCCTATGACATCCGCCATCTGGTGGAGTTTGTCGCCAATATCCGCGCCGGTCACGAGAGGGTTGAAGCGCCGGTCTACTCCCACCTTATCTACGACATCATTCCCGATGAGAAGAAGGTGGTGGAGCAGCCGGACATCCTGATCCTGGAAGGGCTCAATGTGCTGCAAAGCGGCATGGACTACCCCCAGGAGCCCCATCGGGTGTTCGTGTCGGACTTCGTCGACTTCTCCATCTATGTGGATGCCGATGCCGAACTGCTGCGCACCTGGTATATCGAACGGTTCCTCAAGTTCAGAAGCGGCGCCTTCTCGGATCCCGACTCCTACTTCCATAACTACGCCAAGCTGGCGGAAAGTGAGGCGACCCAGATCGCCAGCAATATCTGGCAAGATATCAACTATCTGAATTTGCAGGAAAACATTCTGCCGACTCGTGAGCGCGCCAACCTGATCATGACCAAGGGCCATGAGCACGCCATCGAGCAGATCAAGCTGCGCAAATGA
- the tuf gene encoding elongation factor Tu, which produces MSKEKFERNKPHVNVGTIGHVDHGKTTLTAAITNVLAKHFGGKAFAFDQIDKAPEERERGITINTSHVEYDTATRHYAHVDCPGHADYVKNMITGAAQMDGAILVVAATDGPMPQTREHILLGRQVGIPYMIVFMNKCDMVDDEELLELVEMEVRELLTEYDFPGDDLPVVRGSALKALEGDAAWEEKIIELAHHLDTYIPEPERAIDLPFLMPIEDVFSIAGRGTVVTGRVERGIVKVGETVEIVGIKDTVSTTCTGVEMFRKLLDEGRAGENIGALLRGVKREDVERGQVLAKPGSIKPHTKFESEVYVLSKEEGGRHTPFFKGYRPQFYFRTTDVTGTIELPEGVEMVMPGDNIKMVVTLIAPIAMDDGLRFAIREGGRTVGAGVVASVIA; this is translated from the coding sequence ATGTCTAAAGAAAAATTTGAGCGTAATAAACCGCACGTTAACGTGGGTACCATCGGCCACGTTGACCACGGTAAAACCACCCTGACTGCAGCTATCACCAACGTGCTGGCCAAGCACTTCGGTGGTAAAGCTTTCGCCTTCGACCAGATCGACAAGGCACCGGAAGAGCGTGAGCGTGGTATCACCATCAACACCTCCCACGTAGAATACGACACCGCTACCCGTCACTACGCACACGTAGATTGCCCGGGTCACGCCGACTACGTTAAAAACATGATCACCGGTGCTGCCCAGATGGACGGCGCGATCCTGGTGGTAGCAGCGACTGACGGCCCGATGCCGCAGACTCGTGAGCACATCCTGCTGGGTCGTCAGGTTGGTATCCCGTACATGATCGTGTTCATGAACAAGTGTGACATGGTTGATGACGAAGAGCTGCTCGAACTGGTCGAGATGGAAGTTCGTGAACTGCTGACCGAATATGACTTCCCGGGTGATGACCTGCCGGTAGTACGTGGTTCCGCGCTGAAAGCGCTGGAAGGCGACGCTGCATGGGAAGAGAAGATCATCGAGCTGGCTCACCACCTGGATACCTACATCCCGGAGCCGGAGCGCGCAATTGACCTGCCGTTCCTGATGCCTATCGAAGACGTATTCTCTATCGCTGGCCGTGGTACCGTAGTTACCGGTCGTGTAGAGCGTGGTATCGTTAAAGTCGGTGAGACCGTAGAAATCGTGGGTATCAAAGATACCGTTTCTACCACCTGTACCGGTGTTGAAATGTTCCGTAAGCTGCTGGACGAAGGTCGTGCAGGCGAGAACATCGGCGCACTGCTGCGTGGCGTGAAGCGTGAAGACGTAGAGCGTGGTCAGGTCCTGGCCAAGCCGGGTTCAATCAAGCCGCACACCAAGTTCGAATCTGAAGTGTACGTCCTGTCCAAAGAAGAAGGTGGTCGTCATACCCCGTTCTTCAAAGGCTACCGTCCGCAGTTCTACTTCCGTACTACCGACGTGACCGGTACCATCGAACTGCCGGAAGGCGTTGAAATGGTAATGCCAGGCGACAACATCAAAATGGTTGTTACCCTGATTGCCCCGATCGCGATGGACGACGGCCTGCGTTTCGCTATCCGTGAAGGTGGCCGTACCGTAGGTGCTGGTGTTGTAGCCAGCGTAATCGCTTAA
- the rplK gene encoding 50S ribosomal protein L11 has product MAKKVTAYIKLQVAAGAANPSPPVGPALGQHGVNIMEFCKAFNARTEKLEKGSPTPVVITVYSDRSFTFETKTPPASFLLKKAAGIKSGSSKPNKDKVGKVTVAQLQEIAKTKEPDMTGADLDAKVRCIAGSARSMGLVVEE; this is encoded by the coding sequence ATGGCTAAGAAAGTCACAGCTTATATCAAGCTGCAGGTTGCTGCTGGTGCAGCCAACCCGTCTCCTCCCGTTGGTCCTGCACTGGGTCAACACGGTGTGAACATCATGGAATTCTGTAAGGCGTTCAACGCTCGTACAGAGAAGCTGGAAAAAGGTTCACCGACTCCGGTCGTGATCACCGTTTACAGCGACCGTTCCTTCACCTTCGAAACCAAGACTCCGCCTGCTTCCTTCCTGCTGAAGAAAGCTGCTGGCATCAAGTCTGGTTCTTCCAAGCCGAACAAAGACAAGGTTGGTAAGGTGACCGTTGCCCAGCTGCAAGAAATCGCCAAGACCAAAGAGCCGGATATGACCGGTGCCGATCTGGATGCAAAAGTACGTTGCATCGCCGGCTCCGCTCGTTCCATGGGTCTGGTAGTGGAGGAGTAA
- the rplL gene encoding 50S ribosomal protein L7/L12 gives MSITKDQIIEAVASMSVMEVVELIEAMEEKFGVSAAAAVMAGPAAAEAVEEKTEFDVVLTAAGANKVAVIKAVRAATGLGLKEAKDLVEAAPANLKEGVSKDEAEALKKELEAAGASVEIK, from the coding sequence ATGTCTATCACTAAAGACCAAATCATCGAAGCCGTTGCTTCCATGTCCGTAATGGAAGTTGTTGAGCTGATCGAAGCTATGGAAGAGAAGTTCGGTGTTTCTGCCGCTGCTGCCGTAATGGCTGGCCCGGCTGCTGCTGAAGCAGTAGAAGAGAAGACCGAGTTCGACGTAGTTCTGACTGCTGCCGGTGCTAACAAAGTTGCCGTTATCAAAGCAGTTCGTGCCGCTACCGGCCTGGGCCTGAAAGAAGCCAAGGATCTGGTTGAAGCCGCTCCGGCTAACCTGAAGGAAGGCGTGTCCAAGGACGAAGCTGAAGCTCTGAAGAAAGAGCTGGAAGCTGCCGGTGCTTCTGTTGAGATCAAATAA